The DNA segment CATTACATAACTACGCAGTAAGCACACTATGTGTCCATTTTTTTGTTATCCTTTTTGTTAGTCCTACTCATCCAAAAATTATTGCTTCTCTAATGGATGAATTAAAGATACCGGCAATTGCTGGTACAATTGCCAGCTTTGATACTTGTTTGATTGTTTTAAATACAGAACAAGAAGCCCAGTTATTATGTGCTTGTTTGTCTGATATTATTCTTGAGCAATCTACTGATGATTTAGAAAAAAAATTAGCGCCTTTATTTTAAAAAAATTTTACATAAAAA comes from the Carnobacterium sp. 17-4 genome and includes:
- a CDS encoding arginine repressor, with the protein product MKRKDRLFTIKKLILNHNIATQQELMDHLQKENIQTTQATLSRDIKELNLIKVTQLDRTTKYTFFHDAFHEKSLYYRLEKSLHNYAVSTLCVHFFVILFVSPTHPKIIASLMDELKIPAIAGTIASFDTCLIVLNTEQEAQLLCACLSDIILEQSTDDLEKKLAPLF